TTGTGGATGTGGGCTTTGTGGATGTGGGCTTTGTGGATGTGGGCTTTGTGGATGTGGGTCTACCTTTTGTAACTCCGTCTGCTTCTGTTGCAGGATCACAGAGGCCCAGCAGGGCTCTACctcggaggagaggaaagagagggatgacggagagaggagtgagagaagggACCAGGAGGAACgagaagacaggagggagaaagagaggaacgacaggatggaggagagaggagagggagaggaaactgAGAGGAAAAAGGAGGAAGGAACTGACTCCTTTTCTCCTGACTCTCCCTCACGTCACACAGCCTCTCGACCCAGCGACCTCACCATGGCGACGTTGCCGGGCACCCCCGGCCTGACTGAGGCTGGCATGGGTCGGTCCTGGTGGGCAGGTGAGGACCCAGACCAGGCCGGGACTCACTTGCACCCTGCCCCAAAcctgcctctcccccagccccagccctcctcctcctctgctcctccacgctGGGCCTCCATCTCCTTCCCAGACCTGGGCTCCAGGAgggccctcccctccagcctcccctccccagagcCCAGCCTGCTCCCTGGGGCCCTGGCCGTGGGGCCTTGCCCCGTGGCCCCCTGGCTGCAGAGGCTCAGCCTGCGCCAGGTGCACATGTCCCGTGGCGAGCGGGAACGAGAGCGCGAGCGCGACCGCTACCGGAGGGACGTCAACGAGGACCGCGAGGTGCGATGCTGTCGGAACTGGGCGGAGTACCGGCAGCTGCTGGCTCAGCGGAGGGGGCGGAGCCACAGGGATAGACCCGCCCACCTGTGGGAAGGGAAGGTCACGCCCCTCCACGACCCCCGACACCCCACCTCCTGTGGTAGGAACTCCACCCTCTGACTGATATATGTTCAGTAAACATCTGTGCTGGCTGGTGTGTGCTGTCTGATTGATCCCCTGTTGAAAGCTGCGCTGTGtgggtttgtttttgttgtgtttgtataAGTGAGTCAccatctacagcacacaaatgCAGAGCATAGTCAGTACACATACCGAGGTTAATTATATATAGGTATACATCTACAATGAGCTTTGTTAAAGGATCTCTGTTTACTCGTATGGGAGGAGGCccggttgtgtgtgcgtgcgtgtgtacgtgtgggttGCCCCTTACACAacggccgggtttcccagattcgtcaagaagctcttaacgctaagagcttcttaataacgttctaagagcgttctcatagaacgttcttaagaagctctcagTGTTGAGAGCTTCTtgacgaatctgggaaacccggccaacaTCAGTGTGGGTTAGAATGATCCCCTTTCAGAATGTTCTAGAACACTGGGGGAAACGTTCTGTCCTGTGTGCCTCACCCACCCATGCTGTGTTACAGGTGAGTTGCTGGACAAGATCAGTGTCATCAAGCCTTATAGACTAACAGATGGACCCTCCAGGTACagcccacctctttctctcactttccctctTCATTCCTTCTCACTTTCtccactctttctttccctccctccctctcattctctttccttctctgcctctcattctctctttctatccttctttttctttcattcgctctccctctgtctctctgtcgacAATGAATTTTGTGTAAATATGAAACCACAATGGTGTGAATGTCTGCTGGCCCCAGTGCAGACTGTTTTGTGTAGAGGTGGAGCGTTTGTCtgcagggtggtgtgtgtgtgtgtgtgtgtccggtgcATCTGCGTGTGGTgagtcagtggtgtgtgtgtgtctccagggagCAGGGGTCggagggctggaggctgtgTTTTGATGTCTACCAGCCGGACACTGTGGCTGAGTTCAGGAAGAGCAGTCCGGGGAGGCCTTACTCTcgcatgtgtgtctgcaggtcaggacgtcacacacacacacacacacctcgctgCAGAGCGTTTATTACAGGTGGATATAACTATTGTAGTCCATTCCAGCCCCCAAATCTAAAAGGACTAACCTCTCCTACAAATATAGGATAATCAGAAAAAAACCTAAATGTACTACTTTTACCtatatgtttgtgtacagtctgatgtctgtttgtgtcctgGTTCTGACTGTGTGGTGTCGTGTTGCTGTGCAGCTTCGCAGGGCCGACACCTGACCTCAGGGTGGTGGAGCAGCTGACGGAGCAGAGCGGAGGTGTTCCTGTTACCTTCGCTGTGGTCGACCATGGAGACATCTCCTTCTACTGCTTCAAACCCTTCCTGTTGACCACAGACACTGCCCACTGACCagacacaacatgaccacagacacaacatgaccacagacACACCATGACCACAGACATAACTAGGAGATAATCTGAGATTGTATCAGAGCATCTTTGCCAAATTAGTTGATTTATAAAGTTGCAGTAgacttttaataaaaaaatgaattgtTCTTACTGGATCTTTCTTcagaagtgtttttttttcttcaaatacACGGCATGTCATCTGCTCCTCATAACTACAGTAGAAGTGTTTTAAGTGAACTTACAGACATACTGCTGTTTCAGAATCCTGTTAGAGTTTGACATTGTCTTTTCAGTCCAGAGACCAGCTGGAGTTGTGGTCTGTATGTGAGTAACATGGGAACCCTTGTtaatctgattctgatgtaaCTGGACAGGTGAGAGCACAATGGAGGGATGGATCATTAGTACTACAGATAAATATACAACCCATGCACTACCTGACAAACGTATCACCAATAAACTAAGCCTGTCTATACATGATGCAGGACATGTGAT
This genomic window from Hypomesus transpacificus isolate Combined female chromosome 4, fHypTra1, whole genome shotgun sequence contains:
- the tsen54 gene encoding tRNA-splicing endonuclease subunit Sen54 isoform X3 → MADQNRSDAKFDFCSEILSPSELFAARSRSHKIPVRGQKEFLPSDSRKQRERLQQSLDEHWSLVSEERVERLGNLVKAVWLPSESVVELQSPAGKFWQTMGFSARGKQCLHPEEALYLMECGNLQVFHRDLPLSIQEAYERFLSSRTVSLQQYQVFGHLKRLGYVVNRFDISSVASQYERQLNLPVSRERGGRHVKRKRSPSPPPRITEAQQGSTSEERKERDDGERSERRDQEEREDRREKERNDRMEERGEGEETERKKEEGTDSFSPDSPSRHTASRPSDLTMATLPGTPGLTEAGMGRSWWAGEDPDQAGTHLHPAPNLPLPQPQPSSSSAPPRWASISFPDLGSRRALPSSLPSPEPSLLPGALAVGPCPVAPWLQRLSLRQVHMSRGERERERERDRYRRDVNEDREVRCCRNWAEYRQLLAQRRGRSHRDRPAHLWEGKVTPLHDPRHPTSCGELLDKISVIKPYRLTDGPSRGRRAGGCVLMSTSRTLWLSSGRAVRGGLTLACVSAGQDVTHTHTHLAAERLLQLRRADT
- the tsen54 gene encoding tRNA-splicing endonuclease subunit Sen54 isoform X1; this encodes MADQNRSDAKFDFCSEILSPSELFAARSRSHKIPVRGQKEFLPSDSRKQRERLQQSLDEHWSLVSEERVERLGNLVKAVWLPSESVVELQSPAGKFWQTMGFSARGKQCLHPEEALYLMECGNLQVFHRDLPLSIQEAYERFLSSRTVSLQQYQVFGHLKRLGYVVNRFDISSVASQYERQLNLPVSRERGGRHVKRKRSPSPPPRITEAQQGSTSEERKERDDGERSERRDQEEREDRREKERNDRMEERGEGEETERKKEEGTDSFSPDSPSRHTASRPSDLTMATLPGTPGLTEAGMGRSWWAGEDPDQAGTHLHPAPNLPLPQPQPSSSSAPPRWASISFPDLGSRRALPSSLPSPEPSLLPGALAVGPCPVAPWLQRLSLRQVHMSRGERERERERDRYRRDVNEDREVRCCRNWAEYRQLLAQRRGRSHRDRPAHLWEGKVTPLHDPRHPTSCGELLDKISVIKPYRLTDGPSREQGSEGWRLCFDVYQPDTVAEFRKSSPGRPYSRMCVCSFAGPTPDLRVVEQLTEQSGGVPVTFAVVDHGDISFYCFKPFLLTTDTAH
- the tsen54 gene encoding tRNA-splicing endonuclease subunit Sen54 isoform X4, whose amino-acid sequence is MADQNRSDAKFDFCSEILSPSELFAARSRSHKIPVRGQKEFLPSDSRKQRERLQQSLDEHWSLVSEERVERLGNLVKAVWLPSESVVELQSPAGKFWQTMGFSARGKQCLHPEEALYLMECGNLQVFHRDLPLSIQEAYERFLSSRTVSLQQYQVFGHLKRLGYVVNRFDISSVASQYERQLNLPVSRERGGRHVKRKRSPSPPPRITEAQQGSTSEERKERDDGERSERRDQEEREDRREKERNDRMEERGEGEETERKKEEGTDSFSPDSPSRHTASRPSDLTMATLPGTPGLTEAGMGRSWWAGEDPDQAGTHLHPAPNLPLPQPQPSSSSAPPRWASISFPDLGSRRALPSSLPSPEPSLLPGALAVGPCPVAPWLQRLSLRQVHMSRGERERERERDRYRRDVNEDREVRCCRNWAEYRQLLAQRRGRSHRDRPAHLWEGKVTPLHDPRHPTSCGELLDKISVIKPYRLTDGPSRGRRAGGCVLMSTSRTLWLSSGRAVRGGLTLACVSAASQGRHLTSGWWSS
- the tsen54 gene encoding tRNA-splicing endonuclease subunit Sen54 isoform X5; its protein translation is MGFSARGKQCLHPEEALYLMECGNLQVFHRDLPLSIQEAYERFLSSRTVSLQQYQVFGHLKRLGYVVNRFDISSVASQYERQLNLPVSRERGGRHVKRKRSPSPPPRITEAQQGSTSEERKERDDGERSERRDQEEREDRREKERNDRMEERGEGEETERKKEEGTDSFSPDSPSRHTASRPSDLTMATLPGTPGLTEAGMGRSWWAGEDPDQAGTHLHPAPNLPLPQPQPSSSSAPPRWASISFPDLGSRRALPSSLPSPEPSLLPGALAVGPCPVAPWLQRLSLRQVHMSRGERERERERDRYRRDVNEDREVRCCRNWAEYRQLLAQRRGRSHRDRPAHLWEGKVTPLHDPRHPTSCGELLDKISVIKPYRLTDGPSREQGSEGWRLCFDVYQPDTVAEFRKSSPGRPYSRMCVCSFAGPTPDLRVVEQLTEQSGGVPVTFAVVDHGDISFYCFKPFLLTTDTAH
- the tsen54 gene encoding tRNA-splicing endonuclease subunit Sen54 isoform X2, which gives rise to MADQNRSDAKFDFCSEILSPSELFAARSRSHKIPVRGQKEFLPSDSRKQRERLQQSLDEHWSLVSEERVERLGNLVKAVWLPSESVVELQSPAGKFWQTMGFSARGKQCLHPEEALYLMECGNLQVFHRDLPLSIQEAYERFLSSRTVSLQQYQVFGHLKRLGYVVNRFDISSVASQYERQLNLPVSRERGGRHVKRKRSPSPPPRITEAQQGSTSEERKERDDGERSERRDQEEREDRREKERNDRMEERGEGEETERKKEEGTDSFSPDSPSRHTASRPSDLTMATLPGTPGLTEAGMGRSWWAGEDPDQAGTHLHPAPNLPLPQPQPSSSSAPPRWASISFPDLGSRRALPSSLPSPEPSLLPGALAVGPCPVAPWLQRLSLRQVHMSRGERERERERDRYRRDVNEDREVRCCRNWAEYRQLLAQRRGRSHRDRPAHLWEGKVTPLHDPRHPTSCGELLDKISVIKPYRLTDGPSREQGSEGWRLCFDVYQPDTVAEFRKSSPGRPYSRMCVCRSGRHTHTHTPRCRAFITASQGRHLTSGWWSS